From Epinephelus lanceolatus isolate andai-2023 chromosome 5, ASM4190304v1, whole genome shotgun sequence, the proteins below share one genomic window:
- the eps8l2 gene encoding epidermal growth factor receptor kinase substrate 8-like protein 2 isoform X1: MKSMQRNPFSSSCHCSGVARSDSKISAKALYEQRKKYSNSNYIMHETSQYHVEHLSTFIMDKTESIVTVDDAIKKLVLLDSKDKIWTQEMLLQVTDKAVRLLDCDTQEELENFPLPTIHMCQTVLNQTRYPSVLLLVCQDKEQHKPDIHFFHCDEVEAEMVHADIDSAIGDNKHGKKMRLQTLKVNQEKMKRHRETILPPSAPKGPPPAAKGRVAAMNTQDRRASAQNDTESHEKLAQRIEKDVQILNCALDDIEIFVARLQKAAEAFSQLNHRNKSKKNKKKGPAEGMLTLRAKPPTEAEFIDSLQKLKLALNLLAKLKKHIQNPSASELIHFLFGPLELVLQSCGSPELVRTVISPHLSKDTVDFLRGHLSPKEMTIFELLGDGWTKPRAEWPRDQCAPLYLPKFRNGWEPPAEIFRAASWETEGPMGPLGSPTSPDYRKHSAEDYYGTHSSNSSNGSYNGTTLTRKYAKIRYHFVARNANELSVLQDEILEVIEDDKQWWKLRNRSGQAGYVPFNILDVVKIEEPEAIYNQQGYRTSPPGTLSHGDSFNKGRPKDKMMDEVNNELLIKITANKSQPPTRKYRVERSPSSQVPLTYDSNPEQVTAWLSSKGFSKPTVECLGILTGAQLFSLNKDELKAVCGDEGSRVSSQVMVQKAELEKTRGDSELQEVMKQRQRRIDSGSKD; the protein is encoded by the exons ATGAAGAGCATGCAGCGTAACCCCTTCTCCTCTTCTTGTCATTGCAGTGGAGTGGCCAGATCGGACAGCAAGATCAGCGCCAAGGCCCTCTACG AACAGAGGAAAAAATACTCCAACTCCAATTATATCATGCATGAGACGTCGCAGTATCATGTCGAG CATCTCTCCACGTTCATTATGGACAAGACAGAGTCCATCGTCACAGTGGACGATGCCATCAAGAAACTGGTCCTTCTGGACTCAAAAGACAAAATCTGGACCCAGGAGATGCTCCTGCAGGTCACCGACAAGGCGGTGAGGCTGTTGGACTGCGACACACAG GAAGAGTTGGAGAACTTCCCCCTCCCCACCATCCACATGTGTCAGACGGTCCTGAATCAGACTCGTTACccctcagtgctgctgctggtgtgtcAGGACAAGGAGCAGCACAAACCTGACATTCACTTCTTCCACTGTGATGAAGTGGAG GCTGAGATGGTTCATGCAGATATTGACAGTGCCATTGGAGACAACAAGCACGGAAAGAAAATGAGGCTTCAGACTCTGAA ggTGAACCAGGAGAAAATGAAGCGTCACAGAGAAACCATCCTCCCCCCCTCAGCCCCGAAGGGACCCCCACCTGCTGCGAAGGGACGAGTGGCAGCCATGAACACACAGG ATCGACGAGCCTCGGCACAAAATGACACAGAGTCACATGAAAAGCTGGCCCAGCGCATTGAGAAGGATGTG CAAATACTCAACTGTGCCCTAGATGACATAGAGATCTTTGTGGCACGGCTGCAAAAGGCGGCAGAGGCCTTTTCTCAGCTCAACCACCGCAACAAGAGtaagaagaataagaagaaaGGACCAGCAG AGGGCATGCTGACCCTGCGAGCCAAGCCCCCCACTGAAGCAGAGTTCATTGATAGTCTGCAGAAACTGAAGCTGGCCCTCAACCTCTTG GCCAAACTGAAGAAGCACATACAGAATCCCAGCGCGTCGGAGCTGATTCATTTCCTCTTCGGCCCTCTGGAGCTG GTGCTGCAGAGCTGTGGGAGTCCTGAACTGGTGCGTACAGTAATCTCCCCCCACCTTTCCAAAGACACTGTTGACTTCCTGCGAGGACACCTCAGCCCCAAAGAGATGACCATCTTTGAGCTGCTGGGCGACGGATGGACCAAACCCAG AGCGGAGTGGCCCAGGGATCAGTGCGCTCCTCTTTATCTCCCAAAGTTTCGTAATGGCTGGGAGCCACCAGCAGAGATCTTCAGGGCGGCCTCATGGGAAACAGAAGGGCCCATGGGGCCGTTAGGGTCTCCCACCAGCCCCGATTACAGAAAACACTCAGCTGAGGAT TATTACGGAACACACTCCTCAAACTCGTCGAATGG GTCTTATAATGGGACGACCCTCACCCGCAAATATGCCAAAATTCGCTACCACTTTGTAGCACGGAATGCCAACgagctgtcagtgctgcaggACGAAATCCTTGAG GTGATAGAGGATGACAAACAGTGGTGGAAACTACGGAATCGCAGCGGTCAGGCCGGCTACGTCCCGTTTAACATCCTGGATGTTGTGAAGATAGAGGAGCCAGAAGCCATCTATAACCAG CAAGGCTACAGGACATCCCCTCCTGGCACCCTGAGCCATGGAGACAGCTTCAACAAGGGCAGACCCAAAGACAAAA TGATGGATGAGGTCAACAATGAGCTATTAATTAAGATCACTGCTAACAAGAGCCAGCCGCCCACCAGGAAGTACCGCGTGGAGCGATCACCCAGCAGCCAAGTACCGCTCACCTATGACTCAAATCCAGAGCAGGTGACCGCATGGCTCAGCTCGAAAGGTTTTTCAAAACC GACTGTCGAATGTTTGGGGATCCTGACCGGAGCTCAGCTGTTTTCCCTCAATAAAGACGAACTGAAGGCGGTGTGCGGAGACGAAGGCAGCCGTGTCTCCTCTCAGGTCATGGTGCAGAAAGCAGAGCTGGAG AAGACCAGGGGAGACTCAGAGCTGCAGGAGGTCATGAAGCAGCGGCAGAGGAGGATCGACTCCGGCAGCAAAGACTGA
- the eps8l2 gene encoding epidermal growth factor receptor kinase substrate 8-like protein 2 isoform X2, whose product MSAPGPRSRQANGVARSDSKISAKALYEQRKKYSNSNYIMHETSQYHVEHLSTFIMDKTESIVTVDDAIKKLVLLDSKDKIWTQEMLLQVTDKAVRLLDCDTQEELENFPLPTIHMCQTVLNQTRYPSVLLLVCQDKEQHKPDIHFFHCDEVEAEMVHADIDSAIGDNKHGKKMRLQTLKVNQEKMKRHRETILPPSAPKGPPPAAKGRVAAMNTQDRRASAQNDTESHEKLAQRIEKDVQILNCALDDIEIFVARLQKAAEAFSQLNHRNKSKKNKKKGPAEGMLTLRAKPPTEAEFIDSLQKLKLALNLLAKLKKHIQNPSASELIHFLFGPLELVLQSCGSPELVRTVISPHLSKDTVDFLRGHLSPKEMTIFELLGDGWTKPRAEWPRDQCAPLYLPKFRNGWEPPAEIFRAASWETEGPMGPLGSPTSPDYRKHSAEDYYGTHSSNSSNGSYNGTTLTRKYAKIRYHFVARNANELSVLQDEILEVIEDDKQWWKLRNRSGQAGYVPFNILDVVKIEEPEAIYNQQGYRTSPPGTLSHGDSFNKGRPKDKMMDEVNNELLIKITANKSQPPTRKYRVERSPSSQVPLTYDSNPEQVTAWLSSKGFSKPTVECLGILTGAQLFSLNKDELKAVCGDEGSRVSSQVMVQKAELEKTRGDSELQEVMKQRQRRIDSGSKD is encoded by the exons ATGAGTGCCCCGGGACCTCGTTCGAGGCAAGCCAA TGGAGTGGCCAGATCGGACAGCAAGATCAGCGCCAAGGCCCTCTACG AACAGAGGAAAAAATACTCCAACTCCAATTATATCATGCATGAGACGTCGCAGTATCATGTCGAG CATCTCTCCACGTTCATTATGGACAAGACAGAGTCCATCGTCACAGTGGACGATGCCATCAAGAAACTGGTCCTTCTGGACTCAAAAGACAAAATCTGGACCCAGGAGATGCTCCTGCAGGTCACCGACAAGGCGGTGAGGCTGTTGGACTGCGACACACAG GAAGAGTTGGAGAACTTCCCCCTCCCCACCATCCACATGTGTCAGACGGTCCTGAATCAGACTCGTTACccctcagtgctgctgctggtgtgtcAGGACAAGGAGCAGCACAAACCTGACATTCACTTCTTCCACTGTGATGAAGTGGAG GCTGAGATGGTTCATGCAGATATTGACAGTGCCATTGGAGACAACAAGCACGGAAAGAAAATGAGGCTTCAGACTCTGAA ggTGAACCAGGAGAAAATGAAGCGTCACAGAGAAACCATCCTCCCCCCCTCAGCCCCGAAGGGACCCCCACCTGCTGCGAAGGGACGAGTGGCAGCCATGAACACACAGG ATCGACGAGCCTCGGCACAAAATGACACAGAGTCACATGAAAAGCTGGCCCAGCGCATTGAGAAGGATGTG CAAATACTCAACTGTGCCCTAGATGACATAGAGATCTTTGTGGCACGGCTGCAAAAGGCGGCAGAGGCCTTTTCTCAGCTCAACCACCGCAACAAGAGtaagaagaataagaagaaaGGACCAGCAG AGGGCATGCTGACCCTGCGAGCCAAGCCCCCCACTGAAGCAGAGTTCATTGATAGTCTGCAGAAACTGAAGCTGGCCCTCAACCTCTTG GCCAAACTGAAGAAGCACATACAGAATCCCAGCGCGTCGGAGCTGATTCATTTCCTCTTCGGCCCTCTGGAGCTG GTGCTGCAGAGCTGTGGGAGTCCTGAACTGGTGCGTACAGTAATCTCCCCCCACCTTTCCAAAGACACTGTTGACTTCCTGCGAGGACACCTCAGCCCCAAAGAGATGACCATCTTTGAGCTGCTGGGCGACGGATGGACCAAACCCAG AGCGGAGTGGCCCAGGGATCAGTGCGCTCCTCTTTATCTCCCAAAGTTTCGTAATGGCTGGGAGCCACCAGCAGAGATCTTCAGGGCGGCCTCATGGGAAACAGAAGGGCCCATGGGGCCGTTAGGGTCTCCCACCAGCCCCGATTACAGAAAACACTCAGCTGAGGAT TATTACGGAACACACTCCTCAAACTCGTCGAATGG GTCTTATAATGGGACGACCCTCACCCGCAAATATGCCAAAATTCGCTACCACTTTGTAGCACGGAATGCCAACgagctgtcagtgctgcaggACGAAATCCTTGAG GTGATAGAGGATGACAAACAGTGGTGGAAACTACGGAATCGCAGCGGTCAGGCCGGCTACGTCCCGTTTAACATCCTGGATGTTGTGAAGATAGAGGAGCCAGAAGCCATCTATAACCAG CAAGGCTACAGGACATCCCCTCCTGGCACCCTGAGCCATGGAGACAGCTTCAACAAGGGCAGACCCAAAGACAAAA TGATGGATGAGGTCAACAATGAGCTATTAATTAAGATCACTGCTAACAAGAGCCAGCCGCCCACCAGGAAGTACCGCGTGGAGCGATCACCCAGCAGCCAAGTACCGCTCACCTATGACTCAAATCCAGAGCAGGTGACCGCATGGCTCAGCTCGAAAGGTTTTTCAAAACC GACTGTCGAATGTTTGGGGATCCTGACCGGAGCTCAGCTGTTTTCCCTCAATAAAGACGAACTGAAGGCGGTGTGCGGAGACGAAGGCAGCCGTGTCTCCTCTCAGGTCATGGTGCAGAAAGCAGAGCTGGAG AAGACCAGGGGAGACTCAGAGCTGCAGGAGGTCATGAAGCAGCGGCAGAGGAGGATCGACTCCGGCAGCAAAGACTGA
- the eps8l2 gene encoding epidermal growth factor receptor kinase substrate 8-like protein 2 isoform X3, which translates to MWGLEQRKKYSNSNYIMHETSQYHVEHLSTFIMDKTESIVTVDDAIKKLVLLDSKDKIWTQEMLLQVTDKAVRLLDCDTQEELENFPLPTIHMCQTVLNQTRYPSVLLLVCQDKEQHKPDIHFFHCDEVEAEMVHADIDSAIGDNKHGKKMRLQTLKVNQEKMKRHRETILPPSAPKGPPPAAKGRVAAMNTQDRRASAQNDTESHEKLAQRIEKDVQILNCALDDIEIFVARLQKAAEAFSQLNHRNKSKKNKKKGPAEGMLTLRAKPPTEAEFIDSLQKLKLALNLLAKLKKHIQNPSASELIHFLFGPLELVLQSCGSPELVRTVISPHLSKDTVDFLRGHLSPKEMTIFELLGDGWTKPRAEWPRDQCAPLYLPKFRNGWEPPAEIFRAASWETEGPMGPLGSPTSPDYRKHSAEDYYGTHSSNSSNGSYNGTTLTRKYAKIRYHFVARNANELSVLQDEILEVIEDDKQWWKLRNRSGQAGYVPFNILDVVKIEEPEAIYNQQGYRTSPPGTLSHGDSFNKGRPKDKMMDEVNNELLIKITANKSQPPTRKYRVERSPSSQVPLTYDSNPEQVTAWLSSKGFSKPTVECLGILTGAQLFSLNKDELKAVCGDEGSRVSSQVMVQKAELEKTRGDSELQEVMKQRQRRIDSGSKD; encoded by the exons ATGTGGGGTTTAG AACAGAGGAAAAAATACTCCAACTCCAATTATATCATGCATGAGACGTCGCAGTATCATGTCGAG CATCTCTCCACGTTCATTATGGACAAGACAGAGTCCATCGTCACAGTGGACGATGCCATCAAGAAACTGGTCCTTCTGGACTCAAAAGACAAAATCTGGACCCAGGAGATGCTCCTGCAGGTCACCGACAAGGCGGTGAGGCTGTTGGACTGCGACACACAG GAAGAGTTGGAGAACTTCCCCCTCCCCACCATCCACATGTGTCAGACGGTCCTGAATCAGACTCGTTACccctcagtgctgctgctggtgtgtcAGGACAAGGAGCAGCACAAACCTGACATTCACTTCTTCCACTGTGATGAAGTGGAG GCTGAGATGGTTCATGCAGATATTGACAGTGCCATTGGAGACAACAAGCACGGAAAGAAAATGAGGCTTCAGACTCTGAA ggTGAACCAGGAGAAAATGAAGCGTCACAGAGAAACCATCCTCCCCCCCTCAGCCCCGAAGGGACCCCCACCTGCTGCGAAGGGACGAGTGGCAGCCATGAACACACAGG ATCGACGAGCCTCGGCACAAAATGACACAGAGTCACATGAAAAGCTGGCCCAGCGCATTGAGAAGGATGTG CAAATACTCAACTGTGCCCTAGATGACATAGAGATCTTTGTGGCACGGCTGCAAAAGGCGGCAGAGGCCTTTTCTCAGCTCAACCACCGCAACAAGAGtaagaagaataagaagaaaGGACCAGCAG AGGGCATGCTGACCCTGCGAGCCAAGCCCCCCACTGAAGCAGAGTTCATTGATAGTCTGCAGAAACTGAAGCTGGCCCTCAACCTCTTG GCCAAACTGAAGAAGCACATACAGAATCCCAGCGCGTCGGAGCTGATTCATTTCCTCTTCGGCCCTCTGGAGCTG GTGCTGCAGAGCTGTGGGAGTCCTGAACTGGTGCGTACAGTAATCTCCCCCCACCTTTCCAAAGACACTGTTGACTTCCTGCGAGGACACCTCAGCCCCAAAGAGATGACCATCTTTGAGCTGCTGGGCGACGGATGGACCAAACCCAG AGCGGAGTGGCCCAGGGATCAGTGCGCTCCTCTTTATCTCCCAAAGTTTCGTAATGGCTGGGAGCCACCAGCAGAGATCTTCAGGGCGGCCTCATGGGAAACAGAAGGGCCCATGGGGCCGTTAGGGTCTCCCACCAGCCCCGATTACAGAAAACACTCAGCTGAGGAT TATTACGGAACACACTCCTCAAACTCGTCGAATGG GTCTTATAATGGGACGACCCTCACCCGCAAATATGCCAAAATTCGCTACCACTTTGTAGCACGGAATGCCAACgagctgtcagtgctgcaggACGAAATCCTTGAG GTGATAGAGGATGACAAACAGTGGTGGAAACTACGGAATCGCAGCGGTCAGGCCGGCTACGTCCCGTTTAACATCCTGGATGTTGTGAAGATAGAGGAGCCAGAAGCCATCTATAACCAG CAAGGCTACAGGACATCCCCTCCTGGCACCCTGAGCCATGGAGACAGCTTCAACAAGGGCAGACCCAAAGACAAAA TGATGGATGAGGTCAACAATGAGCTATTAATTAAGATCACTGCTAACAAGAGCCAGCCGCCCACCAGGAAGTACCGCGTGGAGCGATCACCCAGCAGCCAAGTACCGCTCACCTATGACTCAAATCCAGAGCAGGTGACCGCATGGCTCAGCTCGAAAGGTTTTTCAAAACC GACTGTCGAATGTTTGGGGATCCTGACCGGAGCTCAGCTGTTTTCCCTCAATAAAGACGAACTGAAGGCGGTGTGCGGAGACGAAGGCAGCCGTGTCTCCTCTCAGGTCATGGTGCAGAAAGCAGAGCTGGAG AAGACCAGGGGAGACTCAGAGCTGCAGGAGGTCATGAAGCAGCGGCAGAGGAGGATCGACTCCGGCAGCAAAGACTGA
- the eps8l2 gene encoding epidermal growth factor receptor kinase substrate 8-like protein 2 isoform X4: MSLSEQRKKYSNSNYIMHETSQYHVEHLSTFIMDKTESIVTVDDAIKKLVLLDSKDKIWTQEMLLQVTDKAVRLLDCDTQEELENFPLPTIHMCQTVLNQTRYPSVLLLVCQDKEQHKPDIHFFHCDEVEAEMVHADIDSAIGDNKHGKKMRLQTLKVNQEKMKRHRETILPPSAPKGPPPAAKGRVAAMNTQDRRASAQNDTESHEKLAQRIEKDVQILNCALDDIEIFVARLQKAAEAFSQLNHRNKSKKNKKKGPAEGMLTLRAKPPTEAEFIDSLQKLKLALNLLAKLKKHIQNPSASELIHFLFGPLELVLQSCGSPELVRTVISPHLSKDTVDFLRGHLSPKEMTIFELLGDGWTKPRAEWPRDQCAPLYLPKFRNGWEPPAEIFRAASWETEGPMGPLGSPTSPDYRKHSAEDYYGTHSSNSSNGSYNGTTLTRKYAKIRYHFVARNANELSVLQDEILEVIEDDKQWWKLRNRSGQAGYVPFNILDVVKIEEPEAIYNQQGYRTSPPGTLSHGDSFNKGRPKDKMMDEVNNELLIKITANKSQPPTRKYRVERSPSSQVPLTYDSNPEQVTAWLSSKGFSKPTVECLGILTGAQLFSLNKDELKAVCGDEGSRVSSQVMVQKAELEKTRGDSELQEVMKQRQRRIDSGSKD; the protein is encoded by the exons ATGTCTCTGTCAG AACAGAGGAAAAAATACTCCAACTCCAATTATATCATGCATGAGACGTCGCAGTATCATGTCGAG CATCTCTCCACGTTCATTATGGACAAGACAGAGTCCATCGTCACAGTGGACGATGCCATCAAGAAACTGGTCCTTCTGGACTCAAAAGACAAAATCTGGACCCAGGAGATGCTCCTGCAGGTCACCGACAAGGCGGTGAGGCTGTTGGACTGCGACACACAG GAAGAGTTGGAGAACTTCCCCCTCCCCACCATCCACATGTGTCAGACGGTCCTGAATCAGACTCGTTACccctcagtgctgctgctggtgtgtcAGGACAAGGAGCAGCACAAACCTGACATTCACTTCTTCCACTGTGATGAAGTGGAG GCTGAGATGGTTCATGCAGATATTGACAGTGCCATTGGAGACAACAAGCACGGAAAGAAAATGAGGCTTCAGACTCTGAA ggTGAACCAGGAGAAAATGAAGCGTCACAGAGAAACCATCCTCCCCCCCTCAGCCCCGAAGGGACCCCCACCTGCTGCGAAGGGACGAGTGGCAGCCATGAACACACAGG ATCGACGAGCCTCGGCACAAAATGACACAGAGTCACATGAAAAGCTGGCCCAGCGCATTGAGAAGGATGTG CAAATACTCAACTGTGCCCTAGATGACATAGAGATCTTTGTGGCACGGCTGCAAAAGGCGGCAGAGGCCTTTTCTCAGCTCAACCACCGCAACAAGAGtaagaagaataagaagaaaGGACCAGCAG AGGGCATGCTGACCCTGCGAGCCAAGCCCCCCACTGAAGCAGAGTTCATTGATAGTCTGCAGAAACTGAAGCTGGCCCTCAACCTCTTG GCCAAACTGAAGAAGCACATACAGAATCCCAGCGCGTCGGAGCTGATTCATTTCCTCTTCGGCCCTCTGGAGCTG GTGCTGCAGAGCTGTGGGAGTCCTGAACTGGTGCGTACAGTAATCTCCCCCCACCTTTCCAAAGACACTGTTGACTTCCTGCGAGGACACCTCAGCCCCAAAGAGATGACCATCTTTGAGCTGCTGGGCGACGGATGGACCAAACCCAG AGCGGAGTGGCCCAGGGATCAGTGCGCTCCTCTTTATCTCCCAAAGTTTCGTAATGGCTGGGAGCCACCAGCAGAGATCTTCAGGGCGGCCTCATGGGAAACAGAAGGGCCCATGGGGCCGTTAGGGTCTCCCACCAGCCCCGATTACAGAAAACACTCAGCTGAGGAT TATTACGGAACACACTCCTCAAACTCGTCGAATGG GTCTTATAATGGGACGACCCTCACCCGCAAATATGCCAAAATTCGCTACCACTTTGTAGCACGGAATGCCAACgagctgtcagtgctgcaggACGAAATCCTTGAG GTGATAGAGGATGACAAACAGTGGTGGAAACTACGGAATCGCAGCGGTCAGGCCGGCTACGTCCCGTTTAACATCCTGGATGTTGTGAAGATAGAGGAGCCAGAAGCCATCTATAACCAG CAAGGCTACAGGACATCCCCTCCTGGCACCCTGAGCCATGGAGACAGCTTCAACAAGGGCAGACCCAAAGACAAAA TGATGGATGAGGTCAACAATGAGCTATTAATTAAGATCACTGCTAACAAGAGCCAGCCGCCCACCAGGAAGTACCGCGTGGAGCGATCACCCAGCAGCCAAGTACCGCTCACCTATGACTCAAATCCAGAGCAGGTGACCGCATGGCTCAGCTCGAAAGGTTTTTCAAAACC GACTGTCGAATGTTTGGGGATCCTGACCGGAGCTCAGCTGTTTTCCCTCAATAAAGACGAACTGAAGGCGGTGTGCGGAGACGAAGGCAGCCGTGTCTCCTCTCAGGTCATGGTGCAGAAAGCAGAGCTGGAG AAGACCAGGGGAGACTCAGAGCTGCAGGAGGTCATGAAGCAGCGGCAGAGGAGGATCGACTCCGGCAGCAAAGACTGA